The DNA segment CAAGTTTTGGCAATGGGTGTTACAGAAAAAAACAATAAGACTGCAAATTGTAAATCTGTATTTAACTGGGTTAATAATCAGCTATCAAATTAAAGAATTACCCCCAAAAAAAGATAATAAATAGATTTTCCAGTATTTTTAGTTATTCTATTTTGAAAAAATAGTTATGTTGTATTGTATGGCGTTATGTTTTAGATAGGGGTGGGACAGCCGAAGTGCGCCCCTACCCAAGATTTGTAGTATGATCGCTCCTTTAGGGATTATGGTGCAAATACCCTTAAATGCGATCGCGAATCCCAAAAACGAAAAGGCGAATACCAAGCTATTAGCATTCACCTCAAACGTTTTTTTGATATTTGATAGAACAACTGAAACGGACAATTAACGGCGGCTACGTTCGTCATTTTGTTGGCGACGGCGATCGCGCCACTCTGCCGCAGTTAGATAGATTATTCCCCCTGTCACTACTATCAACAGTAGGAAGGCGGATAAAAACATGAGATTAAGAACAGTTAGCTCCACAATGCCTCTAAAAACCGTTGCGACCCCAGATTACCATAGCAATTGACCAGGTAAAGAACACTAACAGAGAAACCCAACCAAATGACAAAATATCCATAGCTTTGCGTGCAGAAGATGCTTAAGTAATAGAGGTTTTACTCATTTCAGCATATCAGGTTTTGAGTTCAGTTTAGACCAATTTAAACTCGCTAAACTCAACTTGGGTATAAAGTTGGTGGCGATCTATTGCTGAAAAAACTTGGTTTTCCGCCTTCACACTACCAAGACACTGACAAACCAAATCCGCCACATCAGCCCGATGAATCATCCCAGAAACCTTAGTATCTTGAGTCAGAACCCCATTTCCTGTACCTGGTTCCGATTTAAGCCCTCCAGGACGAATAATCGTATAAGTTAAGCCAGAAGCCATCAGGTGTTGCTCAGCTTTCTCTTTTTCGACTAAAACCGCTCCCAAAGTTTGTAAAACTTGAGGAGATAAAGCGGCTGCACTTTCACCCGCACCAATGGAAGAAACGAGGATAAACCTGTTAATTCCAGCTTTAACAGCCGCATCTATTAAGTTGCGATTTCCCAGGTAATCGGCTCTAATTCCATCTTGAGGTAAACCGCCAATAGTGCTAATTACGGCTGTAATGGGTTCCTCAGTTTGCATAGCGGCTTCCATCTCCGACAGATTCAAAGCATCTCCCCTAACTATGTCAATTCCCAACTCTTCTAAGTCAATGGTAGGGGTAAGCGATCGCCATAAAGCCGTAACCTTGTAGTTTTCCCGTACCAGACGCAAAGCAATTTCTCTACCAACTCCACGGCTAGCACCAGCTACGAAAATTTTTTGTGTCATCTTTCCACTAATAGATTATCTAGCGATCGTATACCATTGGTAGGGGCACAATGCATTGCGCCCCTACTAGACAAATGCGTACTATTGACGAAATTAACGACAAGATTCTGCGCCAAAAAGCGATCGCATTGACTTTAAGCGAGTTAAAAGAACGAGTCAAGGAAGTTGGGGTAACTCAAGCTGCCAAAGAAGTTGATGTCATCGCCACAGGTACGTTTGAGCCGATGGAATCTTCAGGCGCAATTATTAATTTAGGGCATACCGATCCTCCCATCAAAATCCGTTCTTGTTGGTTAGATGGAGTACCTGCTTATGCTGGATTTGGAGCCGTCGATCTTTATCTTGGTGCTACCCAGGTAGCAGAATATCCTAGCGTTAGTGAGATTCCAGATCCAGAATCCCGTCCTGGATCGTATATACCAGAAAGAGGAGGTGGTCATGTAATTGCCGACTTAATTGCGGGAAAAGCCATTCCAATCCGAGCTAATGGCTACATGACAGATTGTTACCCCAGAGCTTCCTTTGAAAGTACCATTACCAAAGAAACTGTAAATCAGTTTTATTTGTACAATCCCAGGAATTTATATCAGAACTTTATAGTTGGCGTGAATGGAGGCGATCGCCCCCTCTATACTTATCTTGGCCCTCTCCAACCAAATTTAGGCAATGCAGTCTACTCTAGCACTGGCGCTTTATCCCCACTCCTCAACGATCCCCACCTGCAATTAATCGGGATTGGAACGCGGATTTTTCTAGGGGGAGCAATAGGTTATGTCGCTTGGGAAGGAACGCAACACTTTCCTATGCAAAAACGTTTAGCCAATGATACACCCATTGGTCCTGCGGCAACTCTAGCTTTGATTGGAGATGCTAAAGCCATGTCTCCTCGATGGGTGCGGGGGTGCTACTTCAAAAACTATGGACCTTCCTTAATGATTGGGGTGGGCGTACCTTTACCAGTCCTGAATGAAGAAGTAGTAGCTAAATGCAGCGTTCAGGATGCCGATTTAGTCGCCCCAGTGGTTGATTTTTCCATTCCTAGACGAGTTCGCCCGATTTTTGGCTTATTTAGTTACGCCCAACTCAAAAGCGGCAAAATCGCGATCGAAGGTAAATCTGTGCGAGTCGCCCCCCTCGCTAGCGTTTACTTATCCGAGCAAGTCGCTTTAGAACTTAAAGAATGGCTGCAAACAGGCAAATTTACCCTCACAGAGTTTGTCGCCCCCATTCCAATGGATACTAATTTCTTGCCTCAAGACCGTTGGGGTTCCCAAATTCCGTTGGAGTGAGACAAGGGAGACAAGGGGGACTCACAAGGGTAGGTTTTATCTACCACAAAGCTCTAGGTTGTGGAGGTAAAGCAGGGGCTGGTTCTAATTCTCCGCCACCAACTGGTTCAGGTGGTGGTGAGACTGGAGGTGGCGCTGCTATTGGTGTGGCTTTTTGTCCCAAGCAGACTCTGGTAGCTGTAGTTCCCTTATATGTAGTTACTTTGAGCGGTGAACCAGACTCTAAACCCATCCGAGTCACTGTAGCTGGAGAAATAGTTGCAGTGTAGGT comes from the Merismopedia glauca CCAP 1448/3 genome and includes:
- a CDS encoding homocysteine biosynthesis protein, translating into MRTIDEINDKILRQKAIALTLSELKERVKEVGVTQAAKEVDVIATGTFEPMESSGAIINLGHTDPPIKIRSCWLDGVPAYAGFGAVDLYLGATQVAEYPSVSEIPDPESRPGSYIPERGGGHVIADLIAGKAIPIRANGYMTDCYPRASFESTITKETVNQFYLYNPRNLYQNFIVGVNGGDRPLYTYLGPLQPNLGNAVYSSTGALSPLLNDPHLQLIGIGTRIFLGGAIGYVAWEGTQHFPMQKRLANDTPIGPAATLALIGDAKAMSPRWVRGCYFKNYGPSLMIGVGVPLPVLNEEVVAKCSVQDADLVAPVVDFSIPRRVRPIFGLFSYAQLKSGKIAIEGKSVRVAPLASVYLSEQVALELKEWLQTGKFTLTEFVAPIPMDTNFLPQDRWGSQIPLE
- a CDS encoding SDR family oxidoreductase — its product is MTQKIFVAGASRGVGREIALRLVRENYKVTALWRSLTPTIDLEELGIDIVRGDALNLSEMEAAMQTEEPITAVISTIGGLPQDGIRADYLGNRNLIDAAVKAGINRFILVSSIGAGESAAALSPQVLQTLGAVLVEKEKAEQHLMASGLTYTIIRPGGLKSEPGTGNGVLTQDTKVSGMIHRADVADLVCQCLGSVKAENQVFSAIDRHQLYTQVEFSEFKLV
- the petN gene encoding cytochrome b6-f complex subunit PetN is translated as MDILSFGWVSLLVFFTWSIAMVIWGRNGF